The genomic region ACGGCCGCAGAAATGGCGCTCTATGCCTCAAAAGGGACACAAACCGCAAACTGACCATCCCTGGAAAGGCGACGTCCTGCCCCACACCTGGGGGGCCGTTTCTGACGTGCGCTCAGGGGACCTCACCGCGTTGCGCTAACAGCGACTCCAGCGCCTCGGCAACGACGCGCAGATCCTCCTCGAACTTCGCCAGCTCGCGGTGCCTCGTGGCCGAGTCCGGGGCTCGGAGGATCGACGAGGGGTGAACGGTCGCGATCACAGCGGCGGCCGGCACCAGACCCTCCAGAACGCGGCCTCGGTTGGGCGTGAGCCGGAACTTCGGGCCGAGCAGCGCCTGGGCGGCCGTGGCCCCCAGGGCCACCACGATCGCCGGCTTGACGACCGCGATCTCGGCCTGCAGCCACGGCTCGCAGGCGCGGATCTCGATCGTTCGCGGCTTGCTATGAATCCGGCGCTTTCCGCGGGTCACGAACTTGAAATGCTTGACGGCGTTGGTGACGTACGCATCCTCGATCGCGATGCCGGCGCGTTCCATCGCGTCGCGCAGCACCCGACCGGCCGGCCCGACGAACGGGTGACCGGTACGATCCTCGCTGTCGCCGGGCTGCTCGCCGACGAACATAACGCGTGCCCGCTTGGGGCCCTCGCCGAAAACCGTTTGCGTCGCGTGCTTGTAGAGATCGCATCCGCGACACTGCGCCGCGTCTTCGCGCAAGGCGCGTAGCGAAAGTCGTTTCGGGAGGTACTGCGCCGCAGTCCGGGCTTTCATGCGCAAGACCGTACCCAGGTCGTCGCTTTTGGGTAAACGAGTTTTTGCTTGAGGAAGGAGCTACAAAACGATGGATGCGATCGCATTGCTTAAACGCGACCACACCGAAGTAAAAGAGATGTTCACGCAGGTCGAAGAGCTAAGTGAGCGTGCCACCGCTACGCGCGCTAAGCT from Candidatus Baltobacteraceae bacterium harbors:
- a CDS encoding UdgX family uracil-DNA binding protein (This protein belongs to the uracil DNA glycosylase superfamily, members of which act in excision repair of DNA. However, it belongs more specifically to UdgX branch, whose founding member was found to bind uracil in DNA (where it does not belong), without cleaving it, appears to promote DNA repair by a pathway involving RecA, rather than base excision.), which codes for MKARTAAQYLPKRLSLRALREDAAQCRGCDLYKHATQTVFGEGPKRARVMFVGEQPGDSEDRTGHPFVGPAGRVLRDAMERAGIAIEDAYVTNAVKHFKFVTRGKRRIHSKPRTIEIRACEPWLQAEIAVVKPAIVVALGATAAQALLGPKFRLTPNRGRVLEGLVPAAAVIATVHPSSILRAPDSATRHRELAKFEEDLRVVAEALESLLAQRGEVP